The Candidatus Synechococcus calcipolaris G9 nucleotide sequence GATATTGATAACGCATTCCCCCACAGGAAAATACGGGCATGGCCAGGTTGGTGCGTCCAAATCGTCGGTATTGCATCCTGCACCCGTTAGTTTTTCTCTTTAATACTTATATGCTATCGCCAAGGCAACTGCGGGAACAAGGATGATGGGTGTCCTGTCTACAGCAATGATCATTCAAGATAAACTTAAACCAAACTTGGCGGTTGATGGGGTGTGAGCCATGGGAAAACGGCGGGTATTTTTCGCGTTTGTTTTATTTTTTCTAACCCTAATGTTAGTAGCATGGTGGGGATTAGCCCAAACTCCCTCCTTTGCCGAATCCGCCACAGCAGAGCAGCGGGATATTCGCTTTCTCAGTCCCCGTAAATACCATGGGGAAGTGGTGCGATCGGTATCATTGCCCAATGGTGAAAAGGTCATTGCCCTCACCTTTGATGATGGGCCCTGGGGAAAATCGACAGAAGAGGTGCTAAAAATCCTGGAAACCCACGGGGTGAAGGCAACCTTCTTTGTGGTGGGTCGCCATATGCAGCTTTACCCCACACTCACCCAGAAAATTGTGGATGCCGGCCATGGGGTTGCCAACCACACTTGGAATCATGATTATCACAAGGTTGATCCAGGCACCGCCGCCAAGGAAGTGGAAAATACCTCTGCCCTGATTGCTAAACAAGCCACGGTGCAAACCCGCCTTTTTCGTCCCCCCGGGGGCATTTTAGATAATGGCTTGGTGGATTACGCCGCCATGAAACGCTACGCTATTCTGCTTTGGTCGGTAGATCCTGCTGATACGGCTCCAGACATTACTTCAGAGAAAATTGTCGCCCGTGTAATGAAAGATACTCGACCGGGGGGCATTATTTTGCTCCATGACGGCGGGGGCGATCGCCGGGCCACCATTAAAGCCCTACCCACGATCATTAGCCGCCTTAAAAAACAAGGCTATACCTTTGTGACGATTTCCGAACTCCTGGAACTGAGCGTCGCACCCCCGCCCCTGCCAGAACCACCACCAGAGCCAACCCCCGAACCGTTGCTGCCTATTCCCGATTTTGAATTGAGTCCCACGCCCCTGGAACCCTTCAATCCCGATCGCCTAGAGAAGATTTTTCCCCTTCCCCCCCTCGAACCCTTGTCAACCGTTGAGGGATAATTTTGAGGGATGATAAAGAACGTGCCCAAATAGATAAATAGATCGGAATACCATGGCCCCTGCCCTTACCTCCCTGCGTCAAGACCTCCTCCATCTCCTCTGCCAAGATGCCTATCAAGAAGGAGATTTTACCCTAGCCTCTGGTCAAAAAAGTAACTACTACATCAACTGCAAACCCGTTACCCTGTCTCCCCGAGGGGCCTATTTGGTGGGCCGCTTATTTTTAGCCCATCTTCCCGAGCAAACTAGGGCCGTGGCCGGTCTAACCCTGGGGGCCGATCCTTTAGTGGTGGCCGTCACCGTTCTCTCTGGGGCCATGATGGATCAAGACCATCCCCAACACCGTTCCTATCCAGGATTAATTATCCGCAAAGAAGCAAAGGGCCATGGCACTAGAGCCTATATTGAGGGGCCCACCCTCCCGCCCCAAACCCCAATCGCTATTTTGGAAGATGTGGTGACAACGGGGCATTCTGCCTTGCAGGCGGTGGAGCGATTACGGGCCGCAGACTATCGTGTTGAATCTGTACTTGCCATTGTCGATCGCCAGTGTGGTGGCCAGGAAACTTTTCAAAAAGCGGGCCTAGATTTTCAGTCTTTATTTACCATCCAGGATCTTCAGAAGTATTTCAACAAATAATTATGTAGCAATAGATGCAAAAGGAACGGCTGCTGGTCTCTAACTTGTTTTGTTGCCTTTACAGGGTTGGAGTACTCTTGATATACTTTACTTAATTTCAAGCCTTAGGGTTTAATTTTGGATCAATTAAAGACAGTTTTTGCCATTAATTAAATTTAATTTTAGTTAGGTATCCAATGATACCGTACTTGTTAGTTCGGCCTACCTCCGGTGAAGAGTTTTGTCTTCCCTTAACTCAATCCCAGTATATGATTGGTCGTTTGCCGGACAATGATATTGTCTTGGCAGATCCCTTCGTAAGCCGCCAACATTGCAAACTTGAGCAGATTGGACCTCGCTGGCACATTATCGATCTTCACAGTCAAAATCACACCTATCTAGAGCGGAGTTCAGGAATCATTAAAATCAAGCCAAAGAATCCAGACAAGGTATTTCTTGACAATAAAGATGTCATCTGTATTTTGGATTGGAAACTGGAATTTCATGACGAAAATATTACTAAACCTATCTTCGAGGATGTTTTACCTATTAAGGATATTTTCTTTGTCTACAATGTTTCCCAAAAAGCACTCTACCTCCAGAAGGGAGATGACCTGACAAAGCTGAAACTCCGTCCCCAGCTTAATAAAATGGTCGCCTACATGAGCGATCGCAATCTAGAGCAGGGTGAGGCTGTTTGTTGTACCTTTGAAGAACTCAAAAAAGCCATTTGGGGCATAGAGGAAGCTGATTTACGGCCGGATAGTGATATTCGTGGTTTAGCACGGGAGCTACGTAAACTATTTGAGGCCTGTGCTCCAAACGCAAACGTAGATTTTCTGGAGACCCAATTTGGGGTAGGATATATTCTTAATATAAAATGGAAGTGACGGGCTTTTTTGTTTTCCCAGGGATTCTGAATCTGACTCCATAAAATTTCTATCTCATTTCCATGGGAAGTTAAGGGAACGGTTTCTAGTCTTTAAGGTGTTTCGTTCCTTTACAGGGTTGCAGTACTCTTGATATACTTCCCTAAGTTCAACTCCTAGAGTTTAAGTTAGCATTAATCAAAAATAATTTTTGCTGTTAATCAAATTCAATTTTGGTTAGGTATCCAATGATACCGTACTTGTTGATTAGACCTCCCTCCGGTGAAGAGTTTTGTCTTCCCTTAGCCCAATCCCAGTATACGATTGGTCGTTTGCCGGACAATGATATTGTCATACCAGACCGCCTTGTAAGTCGCCAACATTGCAAACTTAATCAGATTGTGAGTCGCTGGCACATTATTGACCTTCACAGTCAAAATTATACCTATCTACGGAGAAGCTCTCCAAAGCAACATTCAGTAATCATTAAAATCAAGCCAAAAGATCCAGATGATCCAGATAAGGTATTTCTTAATCATGAAGATGTCATCTGTATCTTGGATTGGGAACTGGAATTTCATGATCTTGGCCGTACTGGCATTCGTGATGGTGATGACGATGAGGATGACAGTGATGGTTTCCCCAAGCCCCCTGAGTCTAAAAATAATGGCCCCTTTGTTTATAATGTTGCCCAAAAAGCACTCTATTACCAGCAGGGAGAGGGACTGAGAAAACTGCCCAAACAACCCCGTCCCCAACTCAATAAAATGGTGGCCTACATGAGCGATCGCAATTTAGAGCAGGGCCAGGCCGTTTGTTGCACCTTTGAGGAACTCAAAAAAGCCATTTGGGGCATAGAGGAAGCTGATTTGCGACCGGATAGTGATATTCATGGTTTGGCACGAGAGCTACGCAGGCTATTTGCCACCCATGCCCCAGGCGCAAACGTAAATGTTCTCCTAGAGACCCAATCTGGACTGGGATACGTTCTCAATATAGATTCAGTGTAGGGTGAAAATAATACACTTAATTTTGTCGTTCATGAATTCAGAGAATTCAGATCAAAATCCATAAAATTTCCATAAAATTTCCATCTCCTTTCCATTTACCCTGCCTGATAGAACAGTTAAGGTGCTTATATCGAGACAAATCGATGAAGCAAAAACTGGAGGAACGAGGATGAATAGCTATTGCGATGCAGTGTCTGCCGGTACCCTACTCTACGATTTTCTAATTGGTGAAACCATCGAGAACAAGTACTTTTTAGAAGAGCTAATTGCCGAGGATCATTCCAGTGCATTGTACTCTGCCACAGTATTTCTCCAGAGTCAACCCATTGCGACACGAGCGATTAAGCTCATGCCTGTCCACACCTATCCTGGTCAGGAACGCATTCAACTGAAGGAATTACAGATGGGTTTGTCCTTACAGCATCCCAATTTGATTAGTTATAATACCATTGGCAAATATTCCCTTTCCCTCCATAACTACTGCTGTGATTTCTACTATGCAGATATACCCTTCACGGACTATGATCTCCAAGATCATTTTGAATATAACCACACCCTGGATCGGCAAGATATTCTAACCATTATCACCGATGTGGCTAAGGCTCTAGAATTTCTCCACAAGAAATCTTTGACCCATGGAAATCTACAACCGGAAAACATTCGCTGGTGTGAACAGGAACAAATCTGGAAAGTGGCCCATGTGGGTCTAGATGATGACCCCTCAGGTATGTTGGTCTATCTTGCCCCCGAAGCCTTTACCCGTTGCCAAAAACTTGGCCCGAAGGCGGATATTTGGGCGTTGGGTATCCTCACCTACCTGCTTTTGACGGGGGAAGTTCCCTATGGGGCAACGACGGAAGTGGGAGTGATTGATGATATTAGCCATTGCCGGTTGACTCTTCCCGAAATCTTGCCGGCCCCCTTTGATGCCTTGATTCGCGGATGTTTAGCGGAGAATATTCAAGATCGTTGGACAGCCCAGGAGGTGTTAGCCGCGGTGGAGCATCAGGCTGGTTCTGCCTATCCCATCAGTGCCTAGGGGGACTAATCTCCGTCAATATTGGGGTAATCTAGAGAGCGGTAACATACGCAACCTTTTTTAGGGGCGCAACCTTTTCTAGGGGCACGAGGCGGTTTATGGGCAAAACGGCATGGTTGTTTCCAGGGCAGGGTTCCCAACAGGTGGGAATGGGGGTAGATTTGGCCCAGTCTCCCCTAGCTCAAGAACGCTTTGCCCAAGCCGAGGCCCTTCTAGGTTGGTCAGTTTTAGATTGCTGTCGGGGAGAGTTAGGCGATCTTGGGCATACCCTCTATACCCAACCTTGCCTGTATACGGTGGAAGCCATTCTCGTAGAGGATTGGAAACAAAGCAGAACACTCGCCGATTACGTCGCCGGTCATAGCCTAGGGGAGTATGTTGCCCTCTACGCGGCCGGCGTTTTTGATTTTGAAACGGGCCTAGATCTAGTGCGGCGGCGATCGCAGCTGATGGATCAGGCGGCCAATGGCACAATGGTGGCCCTGATTGGTTTTGATCGGGATGCTTTAGTTACTCAAGTTGCTGCCCTAGAGGATGTGGTTCTCGCCAATGATAACCATCCGGATCAGGTGGTCATTTCCGGTACACCCGCGGCGGTGGATCAACTTTTAGGAGACATCAAGGTCAAGCGGGCCGTTCCCTTGAATGTGAGTGGGGCATTCCATTCCCCTTTGATGGCAACCGCAGCGGCGGAGTTTAACCAGGTGCTAGACACCGTGGTGTTTTCTGAGGCAACGATACCAGTTCTCTCCAATGTGGAGCCTAGTCCCACCACAGATCCGCTTCTGTTGAAACAACGGTTACAGGCACAAATGACGGGTTCTGTGCGTTGGCGGGAAACCTGTTTGGCCTTGGCGGAGTTAGGTGTAACCACGGGCTATGAAATTGGCCCGGGAAATGTTTTAGCCGGATTAATGAAGCGAACCACGAAGGCGATCGCCATGGAAGGGGTTCAGCATCTAGGGCCAAGCTAACTTATCCCTAGAACATTATTAAGCCATTCACCTAGGACGGATCATGGAGCGACAGCGGGAAACGTGGCCCAGTTTGGCCCTCTACCATCTTTTCAAGTGGTCGATTGTCAGTCCCATGCTCCATAGCTATTTTCGTGGTCGCATCTATGGGGCAGAGCGAGTACCGCAGCGGGGCCCGTTAGTCGTAGTCAGCAACCATGGGAGCTATTTTGATCCTCCCCTGTTATCCAATTGTGTCCGCCGGCCCGTAGCCTATATGGCCAAGGCTGAGTTATTTGAGATTCCTGTTTTTAATCGCTTAATTCGGCTCTATGGGGCCTATCCCGTTAAGCGGGGCAGTAGCGATCGCCGGGCCATGGAAGCGGCCCTAAAGGCTCTGCAAGGAGGGTGGGCTGTGGGGGTTTTTCTGGAGGGTTCCCGCACCACCAATGGTCGGATTACTGACCCGAAGTTGGGAGCGGCCCTGATTGCCGCCAAAGCAAAGGCTCCCCTCCTGCCCGTCTGTCTATGGGGAACGGAGCAGATCCTTGATCAGTCCAAATGGCCCCGACCGGTTCCGATTACGGTGCGGATTGGTGAACTCGTGCCGGCCCCGAAAACCAGCGATCGCCCCACCCTGAATGCGGTGACCCAAACCTGTTGCGATCGCATCAACGCCCTTCACGATTTGGGCCGTTAGGGAAAGCCCCTAAGCGAGACCATCCCGGGTGGCCATCTTCAGAATCAAATCAATCACCCGATTGGAATAGCCCCACTCATTGTCATACCAGGAAATCACCTTAAAAAAGGTTGAGTTCAGTTCCATTCCGACGGTGGCGTCAAAAATACTGGAACGGGAATCGGTCATGAAATCACTGGAAACCAACGCTTCATCGGTATAGCCCAAAATTCCCTTTAGGGGGCCATCGGCTGCTGCCTTCATTGCCTCACAAATCTCTTGATAGCTAGTCTCTTTTTCCGTTTTGAATGTGAGATCTACCATGGATACATTGGGGGTGGGAACACGAACGGCCATACCCGTGAGTTTACCCTTGAGTTCCGGTAAAACTAGGGTGACAGCCTTAGCGGCTCCGGTGGCAGCGGGAATGATATTTTGAGCCGCCCCCCGGCCTCCCCGCCAATCCTTTTTACTGGGGCCATCCACTGTGGGTTGGGTCGCCGTCATCGCATGAACCGTGGTCATCAACCCTTCGGCTAAGCCAAAATTATCGTGAATCACCTTGGCAATGGGGGCCAAGCAATTTGTCGTGCAACTGGCATTGGACACAATCACATCCGTGGCGGGATCAAACTGGTGATCATTCACGCCGATTAAAAGGGTTTTGACTCGATCTGGATCTTTGGTGGGGGCAGAAAGAATCACCCGTGTCGCCCCTGCTTTCAAGTGTTGGGATGCCCCATTAAAGTCCGTAAACAGGCCCGTAGACTCGACAATGTAATCCGTTCCATTTTCTTTCCAGGGCAATTCCGCCGGATTACGAATAGCGGTGCAGCGAATAAATGTGCCATCGACCACAATGCCATCGGCGGTGGCAGAGACCTCTCCCGGATAGATGCCATGGGTGGAATCGTACTTAAATAGGTAGGCTAAATTATCCGCAGGAACCAGATCATTGATGCCCACAAATTCAATATTGCTATGACTTAGGCCCGCCCGCAGCACTAAACGACCAATGCGGCCAAAGCCGTTAATTCCCACTTTTACTGGGGCCATGGATATTCTCCTTTTAGAACATATAATAACAGGTCAAAAAGAGGGCAGAAAGGTTTAGGTTTCTACC carries:
- a CDS encoding lysophospholipid acyltransferase family protein; the protein is MERQRETWPSLALYHLFKWSIVSPMLHSYFRGRIYGAERVPQRGPLVVVSNHGSYFDPPLLSNCVRRPVAYMAKAELFEIPVFNRLIRLYGAYPVKRGSSDRRAMEAALKALQGGWAVGVFLEGSRTTNGRITDPKLGAALIAAKAKAPLLPVCLWGTEQILDQSKWPRPVPITVRIGELVPAPKTSDRPTLNAVTQTCCDRINALHDLGR
- a CDS encoding FHA domain-containing protein, which codes for MLVRPTSGEEFCLPLTQSQYMIGRLPDNDIVLADPFVSRQHCKLEQIGPRWHIIDLHSQNHTYLERSSGIIKIKPKNPDKVFLDNKDVICILDWKLEFHDENITKPIFEDVLPIKDIFFVYNVSQKALYLQKGDDLTKLKLRPQLNKMVAYMSDRNLEQGEAVCCTFEELKKAIWGIEEADLRPDSDIRGLARELRKLFEACAPNANVDFLETQFGVGYILNIKWK
- a CDS encoding FHA domain-containing protein, which produces MIRPPSGEEFCLPLAQSQYTIGRLPDNDIVIPDRLVSRQHCKLNQIVSRWHIIDLHSQNYTYLRRSSPKQHSVIIKIKPKDPDDPDKVFLNHEDVICILDWELEFHDLGRTGIRDGDDDEDDSDGFPKPPESKNNGPFVYNVAQKALYYQQGEGLRKLPKQPRPQLNKMVAYMSDRNLEQGQAVCCTFEELKKAIWGIEEADLRPDSDIHGLARELRRLFATHAPGANVNVLLETQSGLGYVLNIDSV
- the pyrE gene encoding orotate phosphoribosyltransferase — translated: MAPALTSLRQDLLHLLCQDAYQEGDFTLASGQKSNYYINCKPVTLSPRGAYLVGRLFLAHLPEQTRAVAGLTLGADPLVVAVTVLSGAMMDQDHPQHRSYPGLIIRKEAKGHGTRAYIEGPTLPPQTPIAILEDVVTTGHSALQAVERLRAADYRVESVLAIVDRQCGGQETFQKAGLDFQSLFTIQDLQKYFNK
- a CDS encoding polysaccharide deacetylase family protein; the encoded protein is MGKRRVFFAFVLFFLTLMLVAWWGLAQTPSFAESATAEQRDIRFLSPRKYHGEVVRSVSLPNGEKVIALTFDDGPWGKSTEEVLKILETHGVKATFFVVGRHMQLYPTLTQKIVDAGHGVANHTWNHDYHKVDPGTAAKEVENTSALIAKQATVQTRLFRPPGGILDNGLVDYAAMKRYAILLWSVDPADTAPDITSEKIVARVMKDTRPGGIILLHDGGGDRRATIKALPTIISRLKKQGYTFVTISELLELSVAPPPLPEPPPEPTPEPLLPIPDFELSPTPLEPFNPDRLEKIFPLPPLEPLSTVEG
- a CDS encoding serine/threonine protein kinase codes for the protein MNSYCDAVSAGTLLYDFLIGETIENKYFLEELIAEDHSSALYSATVFLQSQPIATRAIKLMPVHTYPGQERIQLKELQMGLSLQHPNLISYNTIGKYSLSLHNYCCDFYYADIPFTDYDLQDHFEYNHTLDRQDILTIITDVAKALEFLHKKSLTHGNLQPENIRWCEQEQIWKVAHVGLDDDPSGMLVYLAPEAFTRCQKLGPKADIWALGILTYLLLTGEVPYGATTEVGVIDDISHCRLTLPEILPAPFDALIRGCLAENIQDRWTAQEVLAAVEHQAGSAYPISA
- the fabD gene encoding ACP S-malonyltransferase, whose product is MGKTAWLFPGQGSQQVGMGVDLAQSPLAQERFAQAEALLGWSVLDCCRGELGDLGHTLYTQPCLYTVEAILVEDWKQSRTLADYVAGHSLGEYVALYAAGVFDFETGLDLVRRRSQLMDQAANGTMVALIGFDRDALVTQVAALEDVVLANDNHPDQVVISGTPAAVDQLLGDIKVKRAVPLNVSGAFHSPLMATAAAEFNQVLDTVVFSEATIPVLSNVEPSPTTDPLLLKQRLQAQMTGSVRWRETCLALAELGVTTGYEIGPGNVLAGLMKRTTKAIAMEGVQHLGPS
- the gap gene encoding type I glyceraldehyde-3-phosphate dehydrogenase, which gives rise to MAPVKVGINGFGRIGRLVLRAGLSHSNIEFVGINDLVPADNLAYLFKYDSTHGIYPGEVSATADGIVVDGTFIRCTAIRNPAELPWKENGTDYIVESTGLFTDFNGASQHLKAGATRVILSAPTKDPDRVKTLLIGVNDHQFDPATDVIVSNASCTTNCLAPIAKVIHDNFGLAEGLMTTVHAMTATQPTVDGPSKKDWRGGRGAAQNIIPAATGAAKAVTLVLPELKGKLTGMAVRVPTPNVSMVDLTFKTEKETSYQEICEAMKAAADGPLKGILGYTDEALVSSDFMTDSRSSIFDATVGMELNSTFFKVISWYDNEWGYSNRVIDLILKMATRDGLA